Part of the Brassica oleracea var. oleracea cultivar TO1000 chromosome C8, BOL, whole genome shotgun sequence genome is shown below.
GTTGATAAGTTCCTAAATGATACTTTATACTAAAATCTGCAATAATTCAAATAAACAAATACTGAAAAAGAAAAATCTAATTCGATTATTGAAAACATCTTTTTCTTTATTAATAAAACAGGTTTAACATGTCTTTTATTCTTGTCACGTCATCTTGCGTACACACTATAACGACCCAGTCTAATTACGTCTCACCCCTTAGTTCTTATTATGGTAATTGTACCCTTCCCTAATGTGTGTATCTTCGTGAAAGCAACCACGGCTTTGCCTGAGAGACCCGGTCCATGAGCAGAAAGACACGGACGGCAGGCAAAGGCTCCAACGGGATGCCGAACTGGCCGAGCCGATGGCATGAGAATCCTCTTATTTATGTCATTTAGGGTTACATCTTCTTCTCGACCACCTGGTTTCACCACTCCAAATGGATACACCACTCTCTTCTTCTTGTCATAGAGATTTTCCTCTGTAACACATGTGTTAGATTAGTATATATATAAAAATTAACACAAAGATATTATAGTATTAATGTATACAGCTTACAGCTAAATATAAACTTAAATCCGACTAACGCAAACAAGAAAAACAATCTGATTTCATATGCATGCTACCATAATTTCGGAAGGAAATAAAGCATACGTACTTGAATTGGACGTAGATGGCTCGAAGGAGTGTTTCGAGTGATTTGAGGCCTCTGAACAAATATTGATGGATGAATTTGGAGATTCATCTGCTCAATATATAAGAAATTTCATTCATGAAGATTATGAACGATCACAAATAAAGTAATATTAATAATAATATTAAATATAAATAATTAATATATATATATATATATATATATATATTATATCGATGACAATAATAAAGTAGGTCTCACCTGCAAACTGACTACTCGTGCAACTATAAGTCTCAGACATACCCCAATTATTCTGCACAATTATATTTAAAAAAAAAAAGTTTAAGAAAATTATTGAACAATTACGTAAATGACTACCGAAAAAAACGAAGTAATTATGTAAACCTGGTGATTGTCAAAGTGGTTAGTTGGTTTGTCCTCAGCGTTGAACGAAAGACGTCTCCGTTTGCTTTTCACACTGAATTCGATGAGCGCGTCTTCGAGATAGCCGGTGGAAACGTCGCCGATAATATCGTCCTCCGGCGAATGTAAAATATTCCCCGGCGATCCATCAATGTGGCCACATGAATCTACAAGTACATTGCACAGCCAAATACGTCGCATCATTATATGAATCCCTTGAATTATCAGTACAATATATTAACATTTCAACAAAAAGAATGCACTATCGTCTGCTTGAAGCCACCCTCGTTTATATATCAACAAACTCAGCATAAATCATGTCTATAAAAATGCATGTATGCGTACATTAAGATTTATGTGTGCGTTTGAATATACCTAAACTGAAGTTTTGGTTGAAGAATGATCCAAGGTTATGGAGATCCCAAGTGGGGAGAGAGTAGAAAAGCTCACTCATTGTTTTTTTTCTAATATAGTTGATTGATTGTGAGTGTGTTGATTTAAGGGGCTATCATGTGGCTGCCTATTTATCTTGATGGGTTGTGAATAAAAAGGTGAAAATTAAATAAAATGAATAAAACGACGTGGTGGAAAACAAAAAGAGAAAAGTAAAAGCACTGAAGAAATTTAGAAGAAATCAAATTTAGTACTCAACACGGTCAACTCTAAAGAAAAGACAAATAACAATAATGGTTGGATGGTGTGTCATGAAGATTAATATCAGCCAAAATAATATAATATTATTGTTTATTCGTGAGATGGTGAAATTATCATTTTGCTATACTATACTGTTTCCCATTAAACCGCATTGTTTTAAGAATTCTACAATCATCAAAATCAACAAGTAAAAAGCATTAAAAATGAAGTCTATTTTTCCAAAAAAAAATAAGTGAGTCTATTTTTCAAAAAAATGAAGTCTACGTAGTCTGCCATGTTGTTTTGTTGTAATTTAATATAAACCCCAGAGTTAGTGTTAGAGCACCTCCATTGGTGAACTCTCCGAATTTCGATTCCCAAAATCAATTTTTGATTATTATAATTTTTTTTTATTCGTTTGATTTTTTTTATTTAAAATTAATAAACTAACCAATCGCGGACCGTCACGTGTCAGTGGAATCTGCGAACAGTGTTATAAAGATTTATCCCAGCAAGCTCAAGTGATATAGGTTCATAAAAAACAAGTTATTATATTAATTTTTTTTCTTGGAAACCGTGTGAACCTCTCTTTGCATCCTCTAATAGGGATGCTTTTATGGGGTAACAATAATGGTTGTATTACGTCTTTATCACTCCTTATCACTCATCAGTGTTATATATATATACACAGTGGCGGAGGGAGAAAAATCTTTTACAGAAGTCAAATAGATATAAAACATATGTTTTACCATGGTCAATAAGCTAAATTCTTCATATTTTCCGTAAGAAATACATGTAAAATTTTTTTTACAAAAAATCACATGGGTCATTTGACCCACCTAAGACATGCTAGCTCCCCCACTGTATATATATGTGATCTTCAGTCAAACTCATTCATTGCTATGAAATCGAATGATATAAAATCATTTCATTTGACCAAAATAATCATTTCATAGACTACAAAACCAAAATATTACAAACGTACATATATGCATGCTGAAAACAACTAGACAAGTAAGTGTGCTTTTAGATATGTACAGGTGTATAATTTGTAGAGACTGATCATTTGGTCCAAAATTATGTTTGCTAGACTGAATACTGAACAATATGGTATGTATTTACCTTTCCATGCAATATGTATACCACATTTAAGCAGGATTAAATTGACATAATGGTAATGCTTATACAAATTACCATGTTTTCCAGAAACTACCATAGCCTTGTTCGTTTCTTCGACGCTGACTCCGGCGGTTGCGTCAAAAAATTAAGTCATTAATGACAGAAACACACAGCAGTTGTGAAGCACGATTCACTGATTTCCAGTCACTGCAGCAACTACTAGCCAATATAACGGACGCAGAATAAAGCAGTGTCATCAGCGTCGAAGTTTCTGCGTCTCTGACAATGTATTAGCCACTACTTTGGGTTTTCTGCGTCTCCGAATTTGTTATTTTTGTCTCTGTTACAGAGCATTTTTTTGACGCAGCCGCCGTACGCGGCGACTATGAAACGAACATGGCTTATGTTGTAAACGCTTTGGTCAGTATATCAGATTGCCTTAAACAAAAAAGTATATTAAATTGAATAATTGAAACTATGACGATGCATATCGTTTGCATAGTGTACAAAATGAAGTATATGCAGGGTCATTAAAAAAACAAATCGACATTGACCAATGTATAAAACAAAAATGGAAAACGATGGACATTAACATTTTGAAATTTGAGTGGGGTTAGGTAAATGGGGGACTGAATAATGGCTAAAGGTGATGATACTATCATCATGATGTCTATGTTCTATTGCTGCTCGTGCATGTTACTCATGGAAGAGAGAGAACGATGATCTATAACTTGATTTCTTAGTCCTGTTACGTACTAGACTATTAGTACGATTAACAAAGTAATAAGAAGCTATTTTATTTTTGGTTTGTACACATACAATGAGATAGCATCTATAATATATTTATGATGGGCTCAGACTGCGAAAGCAACTTATCGCTAAATGTAAATATTGTCCGTGAACTCGGCTTTTAAGTTTAAATAGACGGATAGATAGACATATAAATTTGCAACATGGTAAAATTAAAGATAATGGGTTCGACAATAGGTTCGAGTTCGACAATATCATAAAACGAAAGAGGTAAAAAGGATAAAAAAATATCAAGGCTATACCCTTAATTATATAATTAACTTTGTTTCCAAATAACATAATTGAATCCGAATGTGTGTTACGTGAAATGTTGACATTCAAAAGAAATAATGTAATTTGTAAATACAATGAAAAGCCTCTAATATATATAAATGTACCAGAAAATGAAGTAAAGAAAGATGGTTTATCAAGATCACGCATGCTGAGTTGTTGACCCAAAAAAATACACATAAGAGGATTTCAAATTTGCAGCTTTAACTTTGTATGTATATTCTTCAAAATAGTTTTTGCTTTAGGATTTGGGGAACAACCTGTTCTTCTATTATTAGGTACTTTTTCTATGGTTTTTGTATTTTTGGAACAAATTCTAAGGTTTATTTATTTTAATTTCCTTCCACATCGTGGGGTCATATCACACCTATCACGTTTACTCCATCATTAGATACCTTTATTTCAATGTTTTTTTCAATATTTTGTTATTTATAATTTGCACATTTTTTTTCTTTTATGTACCATATACTTCTATATGATGAGAATAATAGGCCGAAGCATACTAATTAGTAATTACTAGCTCTGTTTTGAGATGGTAAGTGTTCGAAGTTTATGTTTTTCATTGGATTATATGATTATAGTAGTAGCTGGCCACACACTACGAATAATTATTCTCGAAAGGGGAGAATTACTTGGCATTTTATCAGTCTAATCTTATACAGTGTGGTTTTAAATTCAATGTCTACTAGCGCGACAAAGGAAATACATTTGTCTTTTGTCTCGATGGCAATGCATATAGCCGGCATACGAATTTCGGTGGGCCCAAAGGTATGCATGCCGGCGGGGCCTATTTGGAAAACTGTAAAGATTGCAATCGTATCATTGGTGGGGCCTTCTTCTTTAAATTCGACTTTGAATGGTCCATCCAACGCACATTGAGGTCTGAGACATTCTACAAATTACGATAATTCAACTCAAACATATACTCCTATTAGTCGAATCGGATGATTGCGATTTACTTGGTTTTCTTGAGAGTGATCCATAAACAGAGTTTGTGTGTTATATTAATCTCACGATTATAAGTTGGATAAATTTCTCATGTTTCATTTATGTTTTTAGGGAAGACTATCAATTAAAGTTTAGCTGACAAAATAGTAGTAGTATTTTTGTGTGTGTCAGTCTATAACAATACAAAACATGCTCTACAACATAGTTTCAACTTGCAGCATTCTACTGTTTAGACCCAACAAAACTCACTTGATTCAACCATTGACACTCGTCTACTTAATTGTATGATTTCAGAAATAGTTATATGTTTTGTAAAACCGCGAACACAGCACTGAAAACACTAGCAAATATTCAATATTTAAAACTCCTTCCGTGTTAGTTTCAGTGGTGTTTATTGACAAAATTTTTGTTTCAAAATAATTGGTGTTCTCGTATATTCTAGAAAAAATTTAACAGCATTTTAATTTTCTGACCAATTACAAAATATTATTTTTTTAATGGTTAAACTAGATTTATTTAATAATATTTTATGTAATCAAAGTAAATTGTATAAAAATTCGTATTTTTTTAACGTGAAAAACCTTAAAACACACTTATATTGATACATAGGGAGATTACATGATTGATCCATGATATAAACATCTTTTGTTTTGTATGGGTCCGAGATGATTTTCAAAATCTGTTGTAGAATCTTGAGATTAATTATATACTAATACTCTGTTTAAACAATTTTTTTTGGTGGGGATAGATTTCAACCTAGGTTTTCTTACATTACGATATAATTAATAAGTATACAATATACGACAATAAACGACAAGTACTATATTTAATTTTTTAAACAAGGAGATTCGATATATATATATTTTTCTGAAAAAACTAGCCGACTAGATATTTGCTTTTCTTTTTAGAAAACAAAAAACAGGGAGACTCGATATAATATTTCATTTTTTAAAACTAGCCGACTAGATATTTCCTTTTCTTTTGAATACAATTTTCCTTTTCCGATTGAGAAAACGACACTTGTAATTCAAAAGCCCACTGGGCTGGAAACGATAACGCCCGCTTCGTTTTACAAACCCAAATCTCAAATCAAAATTTTCATTTTTCTTTTTGTTAGCATCAATCAATCAATAATAATAAAATAAGAAATTCAATAAGCCCTAGGAAGCAAATCTCGTTGGTGTGTGCGTCTGTATGTCACTGCTCTTCCTCACGAGAGCCAAGCCGTTATTTCTATCTCGCTATCTCTCCTCCTTCTCCTCTCCCTCGCCTACCAATCTACTACGTCGCTCCTTTCACGGTTCCGCAACAATGGTACGGAGGATAATCATCATCGCCTGATTCTCGAATTGTTTATGAGTCTTGAGAATCCAATTTGTTTTTTTTTTTTTTTTTAATTTGCAGTCTGAAGCAGAGAAGAAGATCCTCACTGAAGAGGAGCTTGAGCGGAAGAAGAAGAAAGACGACAAGGTTTGACTTTTTTCCCCAATTCTCATAGAGATCTTCAGTCAGCTTAGATATTGGATAGTGATGCAATGTTCTCACAGTGACAACTATGGCTTTGATCATTCGAAAAAAAGTGAATTTGATGAGAAGATAGATAGATAGATCGAATGTGTTTGTTTTCTTTAGATAGGGAAGTCTGATCAATCATCTTTGCTATATCAGAAATCAAAGTGTTTTTGTTTGTATGGCATTGTTGTGTGCACATTTCAATGCAACACCTTTACTTTAAAAGTGATTTGTAAACAACGTTTTATAGGCTAAAGAAAAGGAGTTGAAGAAGCTAAAGGCTTTGGAGAAAGCGAAGCTTGCAGAACTAAAGGTAGTTTCTAAAGGAACTCCAGTTATGCATCTTGGGTGAAAGCCACATCCTTTAGTTTTTTTTTTGTTTGTTTAAATCATGGTGTAGGCGAAACATGCGAAAGATGGAACCAGTGCCCCTAAAAAGAGCGCAAAGAAGAGTTCCAAACGAGACGCGTCAGATGAGAATCCTGCGGATTTTGTGGACCCTGAAACTCCTCTTGGTGATAAGAAAAGGCTCTCCTCACAGATGGCTAAGCAATACAGTCCTGCTGCCGTTGAGAAATCGTAAGTGTGTTGAGATTTGAGGCGTGGTGTTCATTTGTCCTGTAAATATTGCTCTACATAACCTATGTGTTATTGTTTTATTTGGTTAGATGGTATGCTTGGTGGGAGAAATCTGACCTTTTTAAGGCGGATGCTAAGAGTTCCAAGCCACCCTTTGTTATTGTAAGGACCGTATTCGATTCTTGAATTCACGTTCATTCTGGATTAGTTAGACCTTTTGTTAATTGTCTTCTCTAATACTTAAAATGTCCAACGAAATTCAGCTGAGAAAATCTATGGCATTTGAAATTATTAACTACAGTTCTGTTTTTTTTTTTTTTTGTAAGGGTTTCCTTTAATCATCTAGCTGATTCTGCAGGTTCTTCCTCCTCCAAATGTGACTGGAGCCTTGCATATTGGCCATGCCCTAACATCTGCCATTGAGGTTTCATTTGCACTAACATAATGGTAGTATTTCTCTGTCTATTATTGCTCCTTCTGATGATTAGCGGCTTGAAATTTTCTGATGCAGGATACGATTATTCGTTGGAAGAGAATGTCTGGGTATAATGCTTTGTGGGTGCCCGGGATGGACCATGCTGGTATAGCTACACAGGTTCGCCATTTACATCGTTGTTCTCTCTCTATCATGTCCGTATTAGTAAAATTCAGTATATAGTATAAAACTCCATGTTTGGCATGGTTGTAGAATATTTTATTTTGCACATTGTTTTATGCTATTTATTTGGATGTACATTCTAGGTTGTGGTTGAAAAGAAGCTCATGCGTGAAAGAGGATTGACTAGGCATGACGTTGGCCGGGAAGAATTCGTAAATGAAGTAAGTTGAAAACAAAATTACGCTCATGAATCATTTTCCATTGCTTAAAAAATTATTTGTGGTTCATGTATGATCATGGAAAAGGTATGGAAGTGGAAGAACCAACATGGTGGCACGATTCTGACACAGCTTCGGCGTCTAGGAGCTTCTCTTGATTGGTCTCGTGAGGTAAAATTCAGTGACCGGACACT
Proteins encoded:
- the LOC106310450 gene encoding uncharacterized protein LOC106310450; its protein translation is MSELFYSLPTWDLHNLGSFFNQNFSLDSCGHIDGSPGNILHSPEDDIIGDVSTGYLEDALIEFSVKSKRRRLSFNAEDKPTNHFDNHQNNWGMSETYSCTSSQFADESPNSSINICSEASNHSKHSFEPSTSNSKENLYDKKKRVVYPFGVVKPGGREEDVTLNDINKRILMPSARPVRHPVGAFACRPCLSAHGPGLSGKAVVAFTKIHTLGKGTITIIRTKG